The Saccharopolyspora gloriosae genome window below encodes:
- a CDS encoding bacterial proteasome activator family protein, giving the protein MNQNEQDPQREIFVVGEGTPLGSGVDPSAEGMGERENVGELVEQPAKVMRIGTMIKQLLEEVRAAPLDEASRSRLKEIHQSSIRELEEGLAPELIEELERLSLPFAQESTPSESELRIAQAQLVGWLEGLFHGLQTALFAQQMAARAQLEQMRRGLPAGSGGEAEQSPQSRGTGQYL; this is encoded by the coding sequence ATGAACCAGAACGAACAGGACCCGCAGCGCGAGATCTTCGTGGTGGGGGAGGGCACACCGCTCGGTTCGGGCGTGGACCCCTCCGCCGAGGGCATGGGCGAGCGGGAGAACGTCGGAGAGCTCGTCGAGCAGCCCGCGAAGGTGATGCGGATCGGCACGATGATCAAGCAGCTGCTGGAGGAGGTGCGGGCCGCGCCGCTGGACGAGGCCAGCCGCAGCAGGCTCAAGGAGATCCACCAGTCCTCCATCCGGGAGCTGGAGGAGGGCCTGGCGCCGGAGCTCATCGAGGAGCTGGAACGCCTGTCGCTGCCGTTCGCGCAGGAGTCGACGCCCTCGGAGTCGGAGCTGCGCATCGCGCAGGCCCAGCTGGTGGGCTGGCTGGAGGGGCTGTTCCACGGCCTGCAGACGGCGCTGTTCGCGCAGCAGATGGCGGCGCGGGCGCAGCTGGAGCAGATGCGCCGCGGACTGCCCGCGGGCAGCGGCGGCGAGGCGGAGCAGTCCCCGCAGTCGAGGGGGACCGGCCAGTACCTGTGA